In a genomic window of Zingiber officinale cultivar Zhangliang chromosome 9B, Zo_v1.1, whole genome shotgun sequence:
- the LOC122022799 gene encoding uncharacterized mitochondrial protein AtMg00820-like: protein MVMIQEEEQVKEKEPTPPSPTSSSSLDYENLPPQKIRSLQELYEVTTPLNLICLCVNEEIVSFEEAIKDSKWKKTMDEEMKAIEKNETWHLTTLPNGHKPIGVKWVYKIKKNAQGEIEKYKARLVAKGYKQKVDIYYKELFTLVARIESIRLIISLTAQLK from the coding sequence ATGGTGATgattcaagaagaagaacaagtgaAGGAGAAAGAACCAACACCACCGTCGCCTACTTCTTCATCGTCCTTGGATTATGAAAATCTTCCACCACAAAAGATAAGGAGTCTTCAAGAATTATATGAGGTGACAACTCCACTTAATCTCATTTGCCTTTGTGTTAATGAAGAGATTGTATCTTTTGAAGAAGCTATTAAAGATAGCAAATGGAAGAAAACCATGGATGAAGAGATGAAGGCAATTGAGAAGAATGAAACTTGGCATCTTACTACTTTGCCCAATGGCCACAAACCCATTGGTGTGAAGTGGGtttataaaataaagaaaaatgctcaaggagaaATAGAAAAGTACAAAGCGCGACTTGTGGCAAAAGGCTACAAACAAAAAGTCGACATTTACTACAAAGAATTGTTTACTCTCGTTGCTCGAATAGAGTCTATAAGGTTGATAATCTCTTTAACCGCTCAACTAAAGTGA
- the LOC122022709 gene encoding uncharacterized protein LOC122022709, with protein MITSSAEQCALFLFFLLLFSTIAAESQTNDSAGRSYVVVEKKGAHATGRGRGHGGAGVQVMRGHNESLSKGERDRWITACRTYGGPKNESRILGLRTTIVEDGGK; from the exons ATGATTACGAGCAGTGCAGAACAATGTGCTCTGTTTctgttcttcctcctccttttctCCACCATCGCTGCTGAGTCTCAGACCAATGATTCAG CTGGAAGGAGTTATGTTGTTGTAGAAAAGAAAGGTGCCCATGCCACCGGCAGAGGCAGAGGTCACGGTGGTGCTGGAGTTCAAGTCATGCGAGGTCACAACGAGTCGTTGAGTAAGGGAGAAAGAGATCGCTGGATTACGGCTTGTAGGACATACGGTGGGCCTAAGAACGAGTCTCGAATTTTGGGCCTAAGAACGACAATAGTGGAGGATGGAGGAAAGTAG
- the LOC122025219 gene encoding beta-fructofuranosidase, insoluble isoenzyme 4-like, whose amino-acid sequence MGMSGRSCLLRALFFISCFVLDIDGEAASHRIVLYPQPQQQNSIASGVYRTAYHFQPPRNWINDPNGPMYFNGVYHLFYQYNPNAAVWGDMHWGHSVSVDLINWAPLPLALAPTSSYDVNGCFSGSATVRRGTHPAVLYTGVNANYEQSQNLALPANLSDPVLTNWTKSGHNPLISAGDDFEATNFRDPTTAWVGSDGLWRAAVGAQIGANGTALLYRSRDFVRWERASRPLHSSSGSGMWECPDFYPVSVVGVEGLDTPPTEGEVKHVLKMSLFETHSDHYMLGAYDAARDVFVPEGEGAVDDYRAWQRYDHGKFYASKTFFDARRRRRILWGWLNESDSEADDVAKGWAGIQTIPRTIRLDSNRRQLIQWPVEEVRSLRKHVVHLQNMELQTGLHEIKGVKASQADVEVDFQLHDLERAQTFDPTWAMDPPRLCAEQDASVQGGIGPFGLLVLASEKLEEHSAIFFRVYKDQNAYKVLMCSDQRRSSLWPELDKAAYGTFLDMDLEKESKISLRTLIDHSVIESFGGGGRACISARVYPSFFSNASAHLYLFNNGSSSTTVSRLKAWDMAGARLNIRVDELSIEH is encoded by the exons ATGGGGATGTCTGGCAGATCTTGCTTGCttcgagctctcttcttcatctcttgttTTGTGTTGGATATCGATGGAGAAGCAGCTTCACATAGAATCGTCCTGTACCCACAACCTCAGCAGCAGAACTCCATAGCCAGTGGGGTTTACAGAACGGCATACCACTTTCAACCACccaggaattggatcaatg ACCCAAATG GGCCGATGTATTTCAATGGCGTCTACCACCTGTTCTACCAGTATAATCCCAACGCGGCGGTGTGGGGCGACATGCACTGGGGCCACTCCGTCTCCGTCGACCTCATCAACTGGGCCCCGCTCCCGCTCGCCCTCGCTCCCACCTCGTCCTACGACGTCAACGGCTGCTTCTCCGGCTCCGCCACCGTCCGCCGCGGCACCCACCCCGCCGTCCTCTACACCGGCGTCAACGCCAATTATGAGCAGTCCCAGAACCTCGCGCTCCCGGCGAACCTCTCCGACCCGGTCCTCACGAACTGGACCAAGTCGGGGCACAACCCGCTGATTTCCGCCGGCGACGACTTCGAAGCGACCAACTTTCGCGACCCGACGACGGCCTGGGTGGGCTCAGACGGACTCTGGCGGGCCGCGGTTGGGGCCCAAATCGGAGCCAACGGCACGGCGCTGTTGTACAGGAGCCGGGATTTCGTGCGGTGGGAGAGGGCGAGCCGGCCGCTGCACTCCTCTAGCGGATCGGGTATGTGGGAGTGCCCGGACTTTTACCCGGTCTCGGTGGTCGGGGTAGAGGGCTTGGACACGCCGCCGACTGAGGGGGAGGTGAAGCACGTGCTCAAGATGAGCCTGTTTGAGACGCACTCGGATCATTACATGTTGGGGGCGTACGACGCGGCGAGGGATGTGTTCGTGCCGGAGGGCGAAGGCGCAGTGGACGACTACAGGGCGTGGCAGAGGTACGACCACGGCAAGTTTTATGCCTCCAAGACGTTCTTCgacgcgaggaggaggaggaggatcctGTGGGGGTGGTTGAATGAGTCGGACAGCGAGGCGGACGACGTCGCCAAGGGGTGGGCTGGCATTCAG ACAATTCCCAGGACAATTCGGCTAGACAGCAATCGCAGGCAGTTGATTCAGTGGCCTGTTGAAGAGGTCAGATCACTTAGAAAGCATGTGGTTCACTTGCAGAATATGGAGCTCCAAACAGGCTTACATGAGATCAAAGGAGTAAAAGCTTCACAG GCAGATGTAGAGGTTGATTTTCAGCTTCATGATCTAGAGAGAGCACAGACGTTTGATCCTACTTGGGCAATGGATCCTCCTAGACTCTGTGCTGAGCAGGATGCTTCAGTCCAGGGTGGAATTGGACCATTTGGATTATTGGTCTTGGCTTCCGAAAAGCTTGAGGAACACTCGGCAATCTTCTTCAGAGTTTACAAAGATCAAAATGCTTATAAAGTCCTCATGTGCTCTGACCAGAGAAG ATCATCACTATGGCCAGAGCTAGACAAAGCTGCGTATggaaccttcttggatatggaccTTGAGAAAGAATCAAAGATTTCTTTGAGGACTCTA ATTGATCATTCGGTGATCGAGAGTTTTGGAGGAGGAGGGAGAGCATGCATCAGTGCTAGAGTTTATCCTTCCTTCTTCTCAAATGCCAGCGCTCATCTTTACCTCTTCAACAATGGCTCCAGTTCTACTACAGTTTCCAGGCTGAAGGCATGGGACATGGCCGGAGCTCGGTTGAACATACGAGTTGATGAGTTGAGTATTGAACATTAG